From Echinicola soli, a single genomic window includes:
- the yihA gene encoding ribosome biogenesis GTP-binding protein YihA/YsxC yields the protein MIKKATFLTSNSDFRNCPEPTKPEFAFIGRSNVGKSSLINMLANNKNLAKTSGKPGKTQLINHFDAEGKWWIVDLPGYGFAQVSKSLKSGWEKMIKGYLTSRANLQATFVLIDSRLDPQKKDLDFILWCAQNGVPIVLVFTKADKLSVSKVKGNINRFLMASQTIFEEAPLYFVTSSTTAVGREELVGFMAELSEEFDPES from the coding sequence ATGATAAAAAAGGCGACATTTTTAACCAGTAATTCGGATTTTAGAAACTGCCCTGAGCCCACCAAGCCGGAGTTTGCCTTTATTGGTAGGTCGAATGTGGGGAAGAGCTCTCTGATTAATATGCTGGCCAATAATAAAAACCTGGCAAAAACTTCCGGTAAGCCGGGAAAGACACAGCTTATCAATCATTTTGATGCTGAAGGGAAGTGGTGGATCGTGGATTTGCCTGGGTATGGATTTGCCCAAGTGAGCAAGAGCCTGAAATCAGGCTGGGAAAAAATGATCAAAGGCTACCTGACCAGTCGGGCGAACCTTCAAGCGACCTTTGTGCTTATCGACAGTCGGCTGGATCCCCAAAAGAAGGATTTGGATTTTATACTTTGGTGTGCTCAAAACGGGGTGCCCATCGTGCTGGTATTTACGAAAGCAGATAAGCTGTCCGTCAGTAAGGTGAAAGGAAATATCAATAGGTTTTTGATGGCATCACAAACGATATTCGAGGAAGCACCATTGTATTTTGTGACCTCTTCTACTACTGCTGTCGGCAGGGAAGAGCTAGTAGGATTTATGGCAGAGCTGTCAGAGGAATTTGATCCTGAAAGTTAA
- the porT gene encoding type IX secretion/gliding motility protein PorT/SprT, protein MQTINIWHKFDLYWRKITLTFFLLGGIILSGFSQDNYRPINKSGQDDQFLSYGFFLAAHTSSLRLKYSDAFMDPENPDFANIQSIQPVFSPGFSLGFLLKMRLHDQLTFTGTPKVGFYEFRTDVNYFQTDDFEQNSLGVRTESLITEMTMVEMPLLIKYKSMRFDNTRMFFVAGANPMFRTKSQDEADADQLVLKSKDVALELGMGFDFYFKFFKFSLEIRFSHGLSNIYKAETSDQNFAGAIDELRRKSITLYLNFQ, encoded by the coding sequence ATGCAGACCATTAACATTTGGCATAAGTTCGATTTATATTGGAGAAAAATAACCCTCACTTTTTTTCTTCTGGGAGGCATTATACTGTCCGGATTTTCCCAGGACAATTATAGGCCCATCAACAAATCCGGTCAGGACGACCAGTTTCTGAGCTATGGCTTCTTCCTGGCAGCCCATACTTCCAGCCTTAGGCTGAAGTACAGTGACGCCTTTATGGATCCTGAAAATCCTGATTTCGCCAATATCCAGAGCATTCAGCCGGTATTTTCCCCTGGCTTTTCCTTGGGTTTCTTACTGAAAATGCGCTTACATGACCAGTTAACCTTCACGGGTACTCCAAAGGTCGGCTTTTATGAATTCCGCACTGATGTCAATTATTTCCAAACGGATGATTTTGAACAAAATAGTTTGGGTGTACGGACGGAATCCCTGATCACGGAAATGACCATGGTCGAAATGCCCTTGCTCATTAAGTATAAATCCATGCGGTTTGACAATACCCGCATGTTTTTTGTCGCTGGCGCCAACCCCATGTTTCGTACCAAATCCCAAGATGAAGCCGACGCAGACCAGCTGGTGCTCAAAAGCAAGGATGTGGCACTAGAACTCGGAATGGGATTCGACTTTTACTTTAAGTTTTTTAAATTTTCACTGGAAATCAGGTTTTCGCATGGCCTGAGCAACATCTATAAAGCAGAAACTTCTGATCAAAACTTCGCCGGTGCCATTGATGAGCTTCGCCGCAAGTCCATCACACTTTACCTGAATTTCCAATAA
- the fbp gene encoding class 1 fructose-bisphosphatase, whose protein sequence is MKTKPYEPNNSALGYSVGVTLDRFIKSKQDDFPFASGELSQILRDIALASKIVNREINRAGLSNISGAFGNTNVQGEEQQKLDVVANIRFCRALTKGGEVCAIVSEEDDEVIDLQNSSGKYVVAMDPLDGSSNIDVNISIGTIFSIYRRVTPVGSPIQPEDIMQPGSKQVAAGYVLYGSSTMLVYTTGRGVNGFTYEQSLGEFFLSHPDMTAPEDGNIYSINEGLKSQVNEGVNNYIEACKERNYSARYIGSLVADFHRNLLKGGIYIYPSTEKAPHGKLRLLYEANSLAFIAEQAGAAATDGKNRILDIIPTSLHQRTPLYIGSRVMVEESHEFLKEAEISQ, encoded by the coding sequence ATGAAGACAAAACCATATGAGCCTAATAACTCTGCATTAGGCTATTCAGTAGGCGTCACCCTTGACCGGTTTATCAAGAGTAAACAAGACGATTTTCCATTTGCATCCGGAGAGCTGTCACAGATCCTCAGGGACATTGCATTGGCATCCAAAATCGTCAACCGTGAGATCAACCGGGCAGGACTCTCAAACATCAGCGGAGCCTTCGGAAACACCAACGTACAAGGAGAAGAACAGCAAAAACTGGACGTCGTGGCAAACATTCGCTTCTGCAGGGCGCTGACCAAAGGCGGTGAAGTCTGTGCCATCGTCTCTGAAGAAGATGATGAAGTGATCGATTTACAAAACAGCAGTGGAAAATATGTCGTGGCCATGGATCCATTGGACGGCTCTTCCAATATCGATGTCAACATCTCTATTGGGACCATTTTCTCCATATATCGCCGCGTCACGCCAGTAGGCAGTCCTATTCAGCCAGAAGACATTATGCAGCCGGGATCCAAGCAAGTAGCTGCAGGCTATGTGCTTTACGGCTCATCGACCATGTTGGTCTATACTACAGGCAGGGGAGTAAATGGCTTTACCTATGAACAGTCCCTAGGTGAGTTTTTCCTTAGTCATCCGGACATGACAGCCCCTGAGGATGGAAACATCTACAGCATCAATGAAGGGCTAAAATCCCAAGTCAATGAAGGTGTGAATAATTATATTGAGGCCTGTAAGGAAAGAAATTATAGCGCGAGGTACATTGGCAGCTTGGTGGCGGACTTCCACCGAAACTTACTCAAAGGGGGAATCTATATCTATCCAAGTACAGAAAAAGCCCCTCACGGAAAACTGCGTTTGCTCTATGAGGCCAACTCCCTCGCCTTTATTGCCGAGCAAGCAGGTGCAGCTGCCACAGATGGCAAAAACAGGATATTGGACATCATCCCCACCTCTCTGCACCAGAGAACACCGCTTTACATTGGATCTAGGGTAATGGTCGAAGAATCGCACGAATTTCTAAAAGAAGCAGAGATAAGCCAGTAG
- a CDS encoding M15 family metallopeptidase, with product MRNYLFILLISVCVGCNGKKGNQSRLAADKPVEDPFIMVPASENKKATPLQDSIGQLEKSLIEAGLQNVKSHLPEVYVKLKYSTTDNFFGKDVYGKLVNCYLQPEVIKMLKEALKHLQEDNLDLTFLIYDGVRPRSVQQILWDDLDKPDSLKPLYVANPQRGSLHNYGVAVDLTLANRTTGKPLDMGTHYDYFGYPAYPDREEQMLAAGKITAQQIKNRKTLRAAMNKAGFSEIGSEWWHFNAFSLRQAKERYEIVE from the coding sequence ATGCGGAATTATCTATTTATTTTATTGATATCAGTATGCGTCGGATGTAATGGAAAAAAAGGCAACCAATCCCGGCTTGCAGCTGATAAGCCTGTAGAAGATCCCTTCATCATGGTTCCTGCATCGGAAAACAAAAAAGCCACTCCTCTTCAGGATTCCATAGGCCAATTGGAAAAAAGTCTCATAGAAGCAGGACTTCAAAATGTAAAATCACACCTTCCGGAAGTATACGTAAAGCTAAAGTACAGCACAACGGATAATTTTTTCGGAAAGGACGTGTACGGAAAATTGGTCAATTGTTACTTGCAGCCAGAAGTGATCAAAATGCTTAAGGAGGCATTGAAGCATTTGCAGGAAGACAACCTTGATTTGACATTTCTTATTTATGACGGTGTCCGTCCAAGATCTGTACAACAAATCCTATGGGACGACCTTGACAAACCAGACAGCCTTAAACCTTTGTACGTGGCCAATCCGCAACGAGGCAGTCTTCATAATTATGGTGTAGCGGTGGACCTGACATTGGCAAACCGCACCACGGGAAAGCCTTTGGACATGGGGACGCACTATGATTATTTTGGTTATCCTGCTTATCCCGATCGTGAAGAGCAAATGCTCGCAGCAGGCAAGATCACTGCCCAGCAAATCAAGAACAGAAAAACCCTCAGAGCGGCAATGAATAAAGCAGGATTTTCTGAAATCGGATCTGAATGGTGGCATTTTAATGCCTTTAGCCTTCGACAAGCTAAAGAACGCTACGAAATTGTAGAATAG
- a CDS encoding aspartate kinase produces the protein MTKAIVYKFGGASVKDAAAIKNLSNILFNRLRSPMVIVVSAIGKTTNALEEILRLKYEEEDFYSNFTNVRKNHLAICEELFEEGDLVFGMVENIFLQLARVLEGKLTKENYDEYYDQVVGFGELLSSKIIQAYLCHCQQYCIWQDARDFIRTDGNFRFAKVDWDKTTKLCQQNLVPVLKQLPVVTQGFVGSTKDGKPTTLGREGSDFSAAIFASSLGAGTVTIWKDVPGVLNADPKRFEDTVKFDQLDYKEAAEMTFYGASVIHPRTIKPLANANIPLHVKSFVQPDEQGTVIGDFGASKVSMPTVVVKDRQVLVTFEVTDFTFINESHMHQVYAELDRLKLRANLIQSSAITISICTDREMFKLEQLLAEMRPVFNVRYNENLQLITVKNYDEKIKSRFLAQSDVLLEQTTRSTFQVVRRAKEA, from the coding sequence ATGACAAAAGCAATTGTATACAAATTTGGCGGGGCTTCAGTAAAAGATGCTGCAGCGATCAAAAACCTCTCAAACATCCTATTCAATCGATTGCGGAGCCCGATGGTGATTGTCGTTTCGGCGATTGGCAAAACGACAAACGCACTGGAAGAAATTTTAAGGTTGAAATATGAGGAGGAAGATTTTTATTCGAATTTTACCAATGTGAGAAAAAACCATTTAGCAATATGTGAGGAGCTTTTTGAAGAAGGAGACCTGGTGTTTGGAATGGTGGAGAATATATTTTTACAGCTGGCAAGGGTATTGGAAGGTAAACTGACCAAGGAAAATTATGATGAATATTATGACCAAGTGGTGGGGTTTGGGGAGCTTCTTTCTTCTAAAATTATCCAGGCCTACCTGTGTCACTGCCAGCAATATTGTATTTGGCAAGATGCCCGTGATTTTATTCGCACAGATGGTAATTTCCGGTTTGCCAAAGTGGATTGGGATAAGACGACAAAGCTGTGTCAGCAGAATCTGGTGCCCGTGCTCAAGCAGCTTCCAGTGGTGACCCAGGGCTTTGTCGGAAGTACCAAGGACGGTAAGCCAACTACCTTGGGGAGGGAGGGCTCTGATTTTTCAGCAGCTATTTTTGCCAGCAGTTTAGGTGCTGGGACAGTTACCATATGGAAGGACGTTCCAGGGGTGCTGAATGCCGATCCCAAGCGCTTTGAGGATACAGTTAAGTTTGATCAGCTGGATTATAAGGAGGCGGCAGAAATGACTTTTTATGGAGCGTCGGTGATCCACCCGCGTACCATTAAGCCATTGGCAAATGCCAACATCCCGCTGCATGTGAAGTCATTCGTGCAGCCTGATGAACAGGGTACAGTCATTGGGGATTTTGGGGCAAGCAAAGTATCCATGCCTACTGTAGTGGTGAAGGACCGGCAGGTGTTGGTTACATTCGAAGTGACTGATTTTACCTTTATCAACGAGTCGCATATGCATCAGGTATATGCGGAATTGGATAGACTGAAACTACGGGCCAACTTGATCCAATCCTCTGCGATTACGATTTCGATTTGTACCGATAGGGAAATGTTCAAGCTCGAACAGCTCTTGGCCGAGATGAGACCGGTGTTTAATGTCAGGTACAACGAGAACCTTCAGCTGATCACCGTTAAAAATTACGATGAAAAAATAAAGAGCAGGTTTTTGGCTCAAAGTGATGTGCTGTTAGAGCAAACTACAAGGAGTACCTTTCAGGTGGTCCGTCGGGCAAAGGAAGCATAG
- a CDS encoding cytidine deaminase, with protein sequence MGKKIEHKVILHLLEKSELNEKEVELLEKAKEVVKKAYAPYSNFCVGAALLLEDGQILTANNQENASFPVGVCAERTLLGYANANFPELKPLKIMIVAKRRDDSNYATVSPCGLCRQTINEYELKFGQAIEIFMLTPEGNVLKAENISQLLPFKFNDLNS encoded by the coding sequence ATGGGGAAAAAAATAGAACATAAAGTAATATTACATTTGCTGGAAAAAAGTGAGCTTAATGAAAAGGAAGTTGAGCTTTTGGAGAAGGCAAAAGAAGTCGTGAAAAAAGCTTATGCTCCTTATTCCAATTTCTGTGTAGGTGCTGCATTGTTGTTGGAAGATGGGCAGATATTGACAGCCAATAACCAAGAAAATGCCTCATTTCCAGTAGGAGTTTGTGCAGAAAGGACACTTTTGGGATATGCTAACGCCAACTTCCCTGAGTTAAAGCCTTTAAAAATCATGATTGTGGCCAAGCGAAGGGATGATTCCAATTATGCTACGGTTTCCCCTTGTGGACTGTGTCGGCAAACCATTAATGAGTATGAGCTCAAATTTGGCCAAGCCATAGAAATCTTCATGCTAACACCGGAGGGCAATGTCCTCAAAGCAGAAAATATCAGTCAGTTGCTCCCGTTCAAGTTCAATGATCTAAATAGTTAA
- the ubiE gene encoding bifunctional demethylmenaquinone methyltransferase/2-methoxy-6-polyprenyl-1,4-benzoquinol methylase UbiE, producing the protein MSVVPYKDQQEGKKAQVANMFNNISKRYDLLNHLLSLGIDITWRKKAIKMLQKDQPKVILDIATGTGDFAIEALALNPERVIGVDISEGMLAEGKKKIKNKKLDHLIEMQLGDSEKLLFEENKFDAVIVSFGVRNFENLEKGLADMYRVLKPGGKTVIVEFSKPKKFPFKQGYNFYFKYILPKIGKLVSKDQSAYTYLPESVQAFPDGDKFLTVLEKVGFKNTKCRPLTFGISSIYIGEK; encoded by the coding sequence ATGTCAGTAGTTCCCTACAAAGATCAACAAGAAGGTAAAAAGGCCCAAGTGGCCAATATGTTTAACAATATCAGCAAGCGTTATGATTTGCTAAACCACCTCTTGAGCTTGGGAATTGACATCACCTGGCGAAAAAAGGCCATTAAGATGCTCCAAAAGGACCAGCCCAAGGTCATTCTTGACATTGCCACAGGTACTGGGGATTTTGCCATTGAGGCCTTGGCCCTTAATCCTGAAAGGGTTATTGGTGTGGATATATCTGAGGGAATGCTGGCTGAAGGCAAAAAGAAAATCAAAAACAAAAAACTGGACCACCTGATCGAAATGCAATTAGGGGATTCGGAAAAGTTGCTTTTTGAAGAAAATAAATTTGACGCAGTCATCGTTTCTTTTGGAGTGAGGAACTTCGAAAACCTCGAAAAAGGATTGGCAGACATGTACCGGGTGCTGAAGCCGGGCGGAAAAACCGTTATTGTAGAGTTTTCAAAACCTAAAAAGTTTCCGTTTAAACAAGGATACAACTTTTATTTCAAGTATATTTTACCGAAGATAGGAAAACTTGTTTCTAAGGATCAGTCCGCTTATACCTATTTACCAGAATCCGTACAAGCATTTCCCGATGGGGATAAATTCCTTACAGTGCTGGAAAAAGTCGGCTTTAAAAACACAAAATGCAGACCATTAACATTTGGCATAAGTTCGATTTATATTGGAGAAAAATAA
- a CDS encoding tRNA1(Val) (adenine(37)-N6)-methyltransferase, producing MANTYFQFKQFTIHQENCAMKVSTDAVILGALACHSSPASILDIGTGTGVISLMLAQRYPEATIHGIEVDEAAAGQATGNIQASPWCDRVHVNHTRFQEFVKNAAGEYPLIVSNPPYFPNHIKSTDIQRNLALHNDELPFGDLIKGVVKSLDKENGKFWIILPPQQMLELDKIARFFGLYSHEWYALKDRPSTKVLRHIKAYSFAEASIPEISTICIKNNDFSYTDSYQDLLKDFLLIF from the coding sequence ATTTACCATTCACCAGGAAAATTGTGCCATGAAAGTAAGCACCGATGCCGTCATTCTAGGAGCGCTCGCCTGCCATTCCAGTCCTGCCTCCATTTTGGATATTGGTACTGGTACAGGAGTGATCTCGCTGATGCTCGCCCAACGCTATCCCGAAGCAACCATTCACGGCATTGAGGTGGACGAAGCTGCGGCTGGACAAGCCACCGGAAATATTCAAGCAAGTCCTTGGTGTGACCGTGTTCATGTCAATCATACACGTTTTCAGGAATTTGTGAAGAATGCTGCTGGTGAATATCCGCTAATTGTCAGCAACCCTCCTTATTTTCCCAATCATATCAAGTCTACTGATATACAGCGAAACCTGGCGCTCCATAATGACGAATTGCCCTTTGGTGATTTGATCAAAGGTGTAGTGAAATCACTGGATAAAGAAAATGGGAAATTTTGGATAATCTTACCTCCCCAGCAAATGCTGGAATTGGACAAAATCGCCCGCTTCTTTGGGCTCTATTCCCACGAGTGGTATGCACTAAAAGACCGACCGTCCACCAAAGTCCTGCGGCATATCAAGGCCTACTCCTTTGCCGAGGCTTCAATACCGGAAATCAGCACTATCTGCATTAAAAACAATGATTTTTCTTACACGGACAGCTACCAGGATTTGCTGAAGGATTTTCTGCTAATTTTTTGA
- a CDS encoding SDR family NAD(P)-dependent oxidoreductase — MKKTALITGATSGIGKACAVALANSGYDIIATGRREERLKELKNELSPQTDYTYLVFDVRDKAAVDAAIDSLPKRWTAIDVLINNAGNAHGMDPIHEGDTADWDAMMDINVKGLLYVSKKIMPIMIDKKSGHIVNIGSIAAKEVYPNGNVYCASKHAVDAITKGMRLDLTKYNIRVTGVHPGLVETEFSLVRFKGDEERAKHVYEGFAPLKPEDIADIVHFAVTRPAHVVMTDITVLAGKQANSNTVYKDQ, encoded by the coding sequence ATGAAAAAAACGGCATTAATAACAGGAGCAACCTCCGGGATAGGCAAGGCATGTGCGGTAGCTTTGGCCAATTCCGGCTATGACATTATTGCTACCGGTAGAAGGGAAGAGCGACTTAAGGAACTGAAGAATGAACTTTCACCACAAACTGACTACACCTATTTGGTTTTTGATGTGCGGGATAAAGCAGCGGTAGATGCTGCCATTGACAGCCTCCCCAAACGGTGGACAGCTATTGATGTATTGATCAATAATGCTGGAAACGCGCATGGTATGGATCCGATCCATGAGGGAGATACCGCAGATTGGGATGCGATGATGGACATCAATGTCAAGGGATTGCTGTATGTCTCCAAAAAGATCATGCCGATTATGATCGACAAGAAATCAGGGCATATCGTTAATATCGGCTCCATTGCTGCCAAAGAAGTCTACCCTAATGGTAACGTTTATTGTGCTTCCAAACATGCCGTAGACGCCATCACCAAGGGAATGCGGCTGGACTTGACCAAGTACAACATACGCGTAACCGGTGTTCACCCAGGTTTGGTGGAAACTGAATTTTCTCTGGTCAGATTTAAAGGTGATGAGGAAAGGGCCAAGCATGTTTACGAGGGATTTGCCCCCTTAAAACCAGAAGATATAGCAGACATCGTTCACTTTGCTGTCACCAGGCCAGCGCATGTAGTCATGACAGACATCACCGTCTTGGCAGGCAAGCAGGCCAATAGCAACACCGTTTATAAAGACCAGTAA
- a CDS encoding alpha/beta hydrolase yields MYQHVSFESIGAYATSQLPLGEENDLWIALHGYGQLAPYFLRKFKSQFHEKRLFIAPEAQNHGYLKGFSGRVGANWMTKHERGNAIANNNRFLNQILARNLEQFTDPPSIHILGFSQGCATATRWASQLSCPIKSLILWGGGFAHDLDFSMVSSKLSETRIWSVEGDSDEFLTDERKLEQAEILSRMTVKKESILYSGGHDIYEAPLEKIVQLAEV; encoded by the coding sequence ATGTACCAACATGTGTCTTTTGAATCCATCGGCGCATACGCTACTTCCCAATTGCCTCTGGGAGAAGAAAATGACCTTTGGATCGCCTTACATGGTTACGGCCAATTGGCTCCTTATTTTCTCAGGAAATTTAAAAGCCAATTTCACGAAAAGCGGCTGTTCATCGCTCCAGAAGCACAAAACCATGGTTATTTAAAAGGATTTTCTGGTCGCGTGGGGGCTAACTGGATGACCAAACATGAAAGGGGAAATGCCATTGCTAACAATAATCGTTTTTTAAACCAGATATTGGCCAGGAATTTAGAACAGTTTACTGACCCTCCGTCGATTCACATTTTGGGCTTTTCACAGGGCTGTGCCACCGCCACTCGATGGGCCTCACAACTTTCCTGTCCCATAAAAAGCCTGATTCTTTGGGGAGGTGGATTTGCACACGATTTGGATTTCAGTATGGTCTCTTCAAAGTTGTCAGAAACACGAATTTGGTCTGTGGAGGGCGATAGCGATGAGTTTTTGACCGATGAGCGGAAGCTCGAACAGGCCGAAATCCTGTCGCGGATGACCGTAAAAAAAGAATCAATCCTTTACAGTGGAGGTCATGATATTTATGAGGCTCCACTGGAAAAGATTGTTCAGCTGGCAGAAGTCTAA
- a CDS encoding ThuA domain-containing protein — MKLIIRKSVLIGSFFLITTLLLAGQSFAQRGQFKALIFSKTQGFRHQSIPNAVKALKDMAKTRVFSVYATEDATVFNDEFLKDYDVIIMASTTGEILSDGQKEAFQRFVQNGKGVVGIHSATDTEYDWKWYTKLIGGQFMHHPAQQTARLNVVDRNHPATYHLNEKWLWTDEWYAFKNFNEEVHILLQLDETSYEPGSRDGKSMAMGEVHPMSWYHEYDGGRVFYTALGHVEAAYEDDDFLDHVYGGIWWAAMGYPIQ, encoded by the coding sequence ATGAAGCTCATTATCCGGAAGTCGGTGCTTATCGGCTCCTTTTTTCTAATTACCACCCTGCTGTTAGCTGGTCAGTCCTTTGCCCAGCGCGGACAATTCAAAGCACTTATTTTCAGCAAGACCCAAGGGTTTAGGCACCAATCCATTCCCAATGCCGTAAAAGCCCTAAAAGATATGGCCAAAACCCGTGTGTTTAGTGTTTATGCCACGGAAGATGCTACCGTCTTTAATGATGAATTCCTGAAAGATTATGATGTCATCATCATGGCCAGTACCACAGGGGAAATTCTATCAGATGGCCAAAAAGAGGCGTTTCAAAGATTTGTGCAAAACGGAAAAGGGGTTGTTGGGATTCACAGTGCTACCGATACGGAGTATGACTGGAAGTGGTACACCAAGCTGATCGGAGGACAGTTTATGCACCACCCTGCCCAGCAAACCGCCAGGCTAAACGTAGTGGACAGAAATCATCCCGCCACCTATCACCTAAACGAAAAGTGGCTTTGGACGGATGAATGGTATGCTTTCAAAAATTTCAATGAGGAGGTACACATCCTATTGCAACTGGATGAGACCTCCTACGAGCCTGGTTCCAGGGATGGAAAGTCCATGGCCATGGGTGAAGTACATCCGATGTCCTGGTACCATGAATACGATGGTGGCCGGGTATTTTACACGGCACTAGGCCATGTGGAAGCCGCCTATGAAGATGATGATTTCTTGGATCACGTCTATGGAGGTATCTGGTGGGCTGCCATGGGATATCCTATCCAGTAA
- a CDS encoding DUF5606 family protein: MEFKEIATVAGKPGLYKVLKPSRSGVILESMDAKKTKLVVGANHRVSILSEISIYTMTEEGSSPLQDVMITIEKEFEGDTGLAKGADNDEYIAFMKHILPEFDEQRVYPSDIKKLISWYRIIREQAPEVLQEETAAEGNGEEKED, from the coding sequence ATGGAGTTTAAAGAAATAGCTACCGTGGCTGGAAAGCCGGGATTGTATAAAGTGCTTAAACCTAGCAGAAGTGGGGTGATTTTGGAATCGATGGATGCCAAGAAAACCAAATTGGTCGTGGGAGCAAATCACAGGGTATCCATCCTGAGTGAAATTTCCATTTATACAATGACAGAAGAAGGCTCTAGTCCGCTTCAGGATGTCATGATCACCATCGAAAAGGAATTTGAAGGTGATACTGGCTTGGCGAAAGGAGCGGATAATGATGAGTATATCGCTTTCATGAAGCACATTTTGCCGGAATTTGATGAGCAGAGAGTTTATCCGTCCGATATCAAAAAACTGATCTCTTGGTACAGGATTATCCGTGAGCAGGCTCCAGAAGTCTTGCAAGAGGAAACTGCGGCTGAGGGAAATGGTGAAGAAAAAGAAGATTGA
- a CDS encoding saccharopine dehydrogenase family protein — translation MKTILIIGAGKSSKVLVDFLLKDAQTKERKLILADVDARVAEKKLGGHPAGTARSIDIHDTEKLGELVKQADLVVSMVPAFLHPLVAKVSIREGKHFFSASYESPEMRALAGEIKQKGLFFLNECGLDPGIDHMSAMKLIDTEKADGHNIVLFKSYCGGLLSPESESNNPWRYKFTWNPRNVVLAGQSTSQFIRNGRYKFIPYHMLFRRTDLVTFKETGDFDGYANRDSLSYRKVYGLEGIPTIIRGTLRRAGFCKSWDVLVQLGLTDNSFQMDLPHDFTMRMFINSFLPYDPIHRVEEKIQRLLPWVDSAIMEKLAWLGLFDETPLPIFKGSPADILQGILEDKWKLTPTDKDMVVMQHQLETESPAGIRKKITSSMVIKGENHEYTAMAKTVGLPLAAAIDLFLEGKIQLRGLHLPIKKEIYSPVLELLAANGIHFEEELVLSKN, via the coding sequence ATGAAGACAATATTGATCATCGGAGCTGGCAAATCCTCCAAGGTGCTGGTGGATTTCTTGCTGAAGGATGCCCAGACCAAGGAGCGGAAACTGATTCTTGCCGATGTGGACGCACGAGTGGCTGAAAAGAAGCTAGGTGGACACCCCGCAGGCACGGCCAGGAGCATAGACATTCATGACACCGAAAAACTTGGAGAACTTGTCAAGCAAGCAGACCTCGTAGTCTCCATGGTGCCTGCATTTTTACATCCTTTGGTGGCGAAGGTGAGTATAAGAGAAGGGAAGCATTTTTTCTCAGCCTCGTATGAATCCCCCGAAATGAGGGCACTGGCCGGAGAAATTAAACAAAAAGGGTTGTTTTTCTTGAACGAATGTGGCTTGGATCCAGGAATTGACCACATGTCGGCCATGAAGCTGATCGATACCGAAAAGGCAGATGGGCATAACATCGTCCTTTTTAAATCCTACTGCGGTGGATTGCTTTCGCCAGAAAGTGAGTCTAACAATCCCTGGAGGTATAAGTTTACATGGAACCCTAGAAATGTAGTCTTGGCAGGACAAAGCACCTCCCAATTTATCAGAAATGGCCGGTACAAATTCATCCCCTACCACATGCTTTTCAGGCGTACTGATCTGGTAACTTTTAAAGAGACTGGTGATTTTGATGGATATGCCAATAGGGATTCATTGAGTTATAGAAAGGTCTATGGGCTGGAAGGCATCCCCACTATCATCCGTGGCACCCTTCGACGGGCAGGTTTCTGTAAAAGTTGGGACGTGCTGGTACAGCTGGGCTTAACGGACAATTCATTCCAGATGGATTTGCCCCATGATTTCACCATGCGTATGTTCATTAATTCCTTTTTGCCATATGATCCTATTCATCGGGTAGAGGAAAAAATCCAGCGACTTTTACCTTGGGTGGACTCAGCGATCATGGAAAAATTAGCTTGGCTGGGGCTTTTTGATGAAACACCACTTCCAATATTCAAAGGAAGTCCAGCAGACATTCTACAAGGCATCTTGGAAGATAAATGGAAGCTTACCCCTACAGACAAGGACATGGTGGTCATGCAGCACCAGCTTGAAACAGAGTCTCCTGCTGGGATAAGAAAGAAAATCACCTCCAGTATGGTCATCAAAGGAGAAAACCATGAATATACCGCCATGGCCAAAACCGTTGGTTTACCTTTGGCCGCAGCTATAGATTTGTTTTTGGAAGGGAAAATTCAGCTACGCGGCCTGCACCTTCCCATTAAAAAAGAAATATACTCGCCAGTTTTGGAATTATTGGCGGCCAATGGCATTCATTTCGAAGAAGAATTGGTCCTCTCAAAAAATTAG